The Odocoileus virginianus isolate 20LAN1187 ecotype Illinois chromosome 14, Ovbor_1.2, whole genome shotgun sequence genome contains the following window.
GTTTCTTATACACAGCAGTGTCCATGGATGGTCCCCACCACCCCCATAGATACAGTCTGGGAACCTGCAGAATGTAAACAGTCTCTGATTCTAGAACCTCAGTTGCATGTAGTTCTCCCGGCCTGTCCTGGCCACCGGCCCTGCCTCTGTTCTTACTCTGCTTTCCTCTGCCCTACCTTTCAGGTGATCGAGAAGAACTTAAGCGGTTGGTGGTACATTCAGATCGAAGATAAGGAGGGCTGGGCCCCAGCAACCTTCATTGACAAGTATAAGAAGACTAGCAATGCCTCGAGACCCAACTTTCTGGCTCCCTTGCCCAACGAGGTGGCACAGCTCCGGCTGGGGGATGCGGCAGCAATGGAGAACAGCTCGGGCGGTGAAGCCAGCGGCCCCTCCCGGCCCCTGCCCGACGCCCCGCACGGCACGGGGGACTCGGGGACGCCGTGGGCCAAAGACTGGAAGGGCGGTAAGGAGGTGCTGAGGAAGGCGTCTTCAGACACGTCTTCGTGTGCAGGCTATGAGGAAATCTCAGACCCCGACCTGGAGGAGaaacccagcctccctccccggAAAGAATCCATCATCAAGTCAGAAGGGGAACTGCAGGAGCGGCAGAGAGTGGAGCAATTCAGGGGTTCTTCACCCAAGCCACCTGGCATGATCTTGCCAATGATCCCAGCCAAACACGCCCCGCCAGCCCGGGACAGCAGGAAACCAGAGCCCAAACCTGACAAAAGCAAGTTGTTCCAGCTGAAAAATGAGATGGGGCTGGAGTGCGGCCACAAAGTGTTGGCCAAGGAAGTGAAGAAGCCCAACCTGCGACCTATCTCCAGATCCAAAGCTGACCCGCCGGAGGAGAAGCCAGAAGCCGTTCCCCAGAACCTTTTCTTGAAGTCTAAACCTCAGGTTAGGCCAAAACCAGCTCCTTCCCCCAGGACAGAGCCACCTCAGGGCGAAGACCAAGTGGACATCTGTAACCTCCGGAGCAAGCTCAGGCCTGCCAAGTCCCAGGAGAAGGCCTCCGTAGATGGAGAGAGCAGCCACCAGGCGGGAGGAGGCCAGGATGGAGCCTTCGGTCGTGGCTTCCCTCCAGGGGAGGGGCCTGGCCGTCCCCAGGACAGGACGAGCAAGCAGGAGGGGCCCAGCCCAAAGGAGGCGCCCTGCAGAGCCCCTCCGAGGCCAGCCAAGACCACGGATCCTGTGCCCAAGAGCGCGCCGGTCCCTCTCCAAGAGGCTTCCCTCCAGAGACCTGTGGTTCCACCTCGGAGACCGCCACCCCCCAAGAAAACCTCCTCATCGTCTAGGCCCCTTCCAGAGGTCAGAGGTCCACCTCCAGACGTCAGAGGGCCCCCTCCAGACGTCAGAGGGCCACAGCGGGAGAGCAGTGAAGGCAAGGCAGCTCCTGCCCCAGGCCGGGCCCTGCTTGTCCCTCCGAAAGCCAAACCTTTTCTCTCCAACTCCTCAGGGGGCCAGGATGACATGCGAGGCAAAGGTGGGCCAGGGCCGCGGATGATGGGCAAGACGGGAGAAAACAAGGAGAAAGTGGCTGCAGGCCCCTTCCCCAACACCGACGGCCCAAAAGACTTGTACGTGGCCGTGGCCAGCTTTGAAGGCGACCAAGATACCAGCGGCTTCCAGGAGGGGACGGTGTTCGAGGTCCGGGAAAAGAACAGCAGCGGCTGGTGGTTCTGCCAGGTCCAGAGTGGGGCCCCATCCTGGGAAGGGTGGATTCCTTCCAACTATCTCAGAAAGAAGACCTAGCCGCCTCCTCTCATGCCTGGAGGTCTTGCACGTCCCTGCTGGCTTTACCCACATATTTAATATGCCTCTTAATTTATCATCCTCCACGCAGCATCAAAGGAAGGAAGACTGGAATACTGTGGTTTCTTTCCTGGGTGGAGAGTGATCCCTCCCATCACAGCATCCCCTGGAGGCTCCGAGGCCACACCCCTTTCTCTCAACATCCCTGCCTTAAGGCCAGTGGCATTGCCGCCCAGCAGCTCCCTGCCCACCCAGCAGTGGGACCCTGACTCTCTGAGGCTTCTGGGACCAGAACCCATCATCTGGAGAAACTGCAGAAAGGGTTTCTTGTTGCTCAGATCAGAGTCCTGAGAATGTCCCCAGCTTCCTACCCAGTTCATTCATGTCCAGCGACTTGATTCACTCGCCTCCCAAATGCCTGGTCCCAGAAAGAACTTTCTTGTAGAAGTCGGCTCCACTGCTGGTCCCAGGGAGTTGTCCTCTTCCCCAAGGCCTCAGGTCCCCGGGTCTCTCAGGTTCAAGCAGCTGCAGCTGCCCCAGGCATGGGGCCTAGAGGCCCGCCCAGCCGTCCTCCCTTCTGTGCTGGGACCC
Protein-coding sequences here:
- the SH3PXD2B gene encoding SH3 and PX domain-containing protein 2B isoform X2 translates to MPPRRSIVEVKVLDVQKRRVPNKHYVYIIRVTWSSGSTEAIYRRYSKFFDLQMQMLDKFPMEGGQKDPKQRIIPFLPGKILFRRSHIRDVAVKRLIPIDEYCKALIQLPPYISQCDEVLQFFETRPEDLNPPREEHVGKKKSGGDLTSVDPMVLEQYVVVADYQKQESSEISLSVGQVVDIIEKNESGWWFVSTAEEQGWVPATCLEGQDGVQDEFSLQPEEEEKYTVIYPYTARDQDEMNLERGAMVEVIQKNLEGWWKIRYQGKEGWAPASYLRKSSGEPLPPKLGPGSPAHVGVLELDGVSRQQNSGGREKELLNNQRDGRFEGRPVPDSDIKQRSPKMRQRPPPRRDMTIPRGLNLPKPPIPPQVEEEYYTIAEFQTTIPDGISFQAGLKVEVIEKNLSGWWYIQIEDKEGWAPATFIDKYKKTSNASRPNFLAPLPNEVAQLRLGDAAAMENSSGGEASGPSRPLPDAPHGTGDSGTPWAKDWKGGKEVLRKASSDTSSCAGYEEISDPDLEEKPSLPPRKESIIKSEGELQERQRVEQFRGSSPKPPGMILPMIPAKHAPPARDSRKPEPKPDKSKLFQLKNEMGLECGHKVLAKEVKKPNLRPISRSKADPPEEKPEAVPQNLFLKSKPQVRPKPAPSPRTEPPQGEDQVDICNLRSKLRPAKSQEKASVDGESSHQAGGGQDGAFGRGFPPGEGPGRPQDRTSKQEGPSPKEAPCRAPPRPAKTTDPVPKSAPVPLQEASLQRPVVPPRRPPPPKKTSSSSRPLPEVRGPPPDVRGPPPDVRGPQRESSEGKAAPAPGRALLVPPKAKPFLSNSSGGQDDMRGKGGPGPRMMGKTGENKEKVAAGPFPNTDGPKDLYVAVASFEGDQDTSGFQEGTVFEVREKNSSGWWFCQVQSGAPSWEGWIPSNYLRKKT
- the SH3PXD2B gene encoding SH3 and PX domain-containing protein 2B isoform X1; this encodes MPPRRSIVEVKVLDVQKRRVPNKHYVYIIRVTWSSGSTEAIYRRYSKFFDLQMQMLDKFPMEGGQKDPKQRIIPFLPGKILFRRSHIRDVAVKRLIPIDEYCKALIQLPPYISQCDEVLQFFETRPEDLNPPREEHVGKKKSGGDLTSVDPMVLEQYVVVADYQKQESSEISLSVGQVVDIIEKNESGWWFVSTAEEQGWVPATCLEGQDGVQDEFSLQPEEVSWRYWSLPQPAGRRRTLGDLYAISWRQEEKYTVIYPYTARDQDEMNLERGAMVEVIQKNLEGWWKIRYQGKEGWAPASYLRKSSGEPLPPKLGPGSPAHVGVLELDGVSRQQNSGGREKELLNNQRDGRFEGRPVPDSDIKQRSPKMRQRPPPRRDMTIPRGLNLPKPPIPPQVEEEYYTIAEFQTTIPDGISFQAGLKVEVIEKNLSGWWYIQIEDKEGWAPATFIDKYKKTSNASRPNFLAPLPNEVAQLRLGDAAAMENSSGGEASGPSRPLPDAPHGTGDSGTPWAKDWKGGKEVLRKASSDTSSCAGYEEISDPDLEEKPSLPPRKESIIKSEGELQERQRVEQFRGSSPKPPGMILPMIPAKHAPPARDSRKPEPKPDKSKLFQLKNEMGLECGHKVLAKEVKKPNLRPISRSKADPPEEKPEAVPQNLFLKSKPQVRPKPAPSPRTEPPQGEDQVDICNLRSKLRPAKSQEKASVDGESSHQAGGGQDGAFGRGFPPGEGPGRPQDRTSKQEGPSPKEAPCRAPPRPAKTTDPVPKSAPVPLQEASLQRPVVPPRRPPPPKKTSSSSRPLPEVRGPPPDVRGPPPDVRGPQRESSEGKAAPAPGRALLVPPKAKPFLSNSSGGQDDMRGKGGPGPRMMGKTGENKEKVAAGPFPNTDGPKDLYVAVASFEGDQDTSGFQEGTVFEVREKNSSGWWFCQVQSGAPSWEGWIPSNYLRKKT